The following are encoded together in the Cynocephalus volans isolate mCynVol1 chromosome 4, mCynVol1.pri, whole genome shotgun sequence genome:
- the CDHR5 gene encoding cadherin-related family member 5: MGAWALLWPLLLLLLIELLGQLPGAQAQACTVSENFFEVEENTNLTEPLVNISTPEGYQVTLGSSSTPFAFLILRNQLFLNVIPDYEENSILQAELECKRGETLVTQLRVFVSVLDVNDNPPVFPFTTKEKAVEEDTKVNSTVIPEEELEAEDRDKDDILFYTLQEVTPGIRDFFSLVGANRPTLRLDQRLDFYKWPSVTFLLLVRDTREENAEPSHTATATVLLEVLPADLRPPWFLPCSYSDDHVCIEAQYHGAVPTGQQLLHPLILRPGPVYAVDGDRGINQRILYSILTGNVNNTFDIGADTGNLTMKSSVPSPMTFLLVVKGEQADFARYSVTQVTVEARAANGSLPHFPQSLYHGTVGLGSGAGVAVKDADDPSQPLRIQAQDPEFPDLNSAITYHVTNHSYFWMSGETMLTATTLTRAEVFYAEVEAKNTVTSGTATTVVEIQISEQEAPSTGPPTSPEAGGATGPTRSTISEAPRPPGPSQGPSMTASGGGTGPHPPSGTTLRTPALPTPGGPPSSGNSTSPPPATPGGGSAQTQKPGTSQPMLPGSSRSPPPSGSTPPLFLERLLTQDAGGKWAMVSLAGMPAEGLAQDRRFSVVDMALLGGVLGALLLLAIAGLTVLVHEHYCHQLGCCSRKAPLVRPSAGRANEAFQTHDEANWAPAPSPEPGPESTEAPPAPAQPPPPTRALGPPAAAQAGDSPAAVRSILTKERRPEGGYKAVWFGENIGAEADVVVLNAPTRHADGASDPGGEGSGDKDSGQGGGPHEVPGARARDYI; the protein is encoded by the exons ATGGGGGCTTGGGCCCTTCTGTGgcctctcctgctgctgctgctcatcGAGCTGCTGGGTCAACTCCCGGGGGCCCAGGCCCAGG CCTGCACCGTGAGTGAGAACTTCTTTGAGGTCGAGGAGAACACGAATCTCACCGAGCCCCTGGTGAACATCTCCACCCCGGAGGGCTATCAGGTGACCCTCGGGTCCTCGTCCACACCCTTTGCGTTTCTGATCCTGAGGAACCAGCTGTTTCTCAATGTGATTCCTGATTATGAG GAGAACTCGATACTGCAGGCTGAGCTGGAGTGCAAGCGGGGGGAAACGCTG GTGACCCAGCTGAGGGTGTTCGTGTCTGTGCTGGATGTCAACGACAACCCCCCAGTGTTCCCCTTCACCACTAAGGAGAAGGCCGTGGAGGAG GACACCAAGGTGAACTCTACCGTCATCCCTGAGGAGGAACTGGAGGCCGAGGACCGCGACAAGGACGACATCCTGTTCTATACCCTCCAGGAAGTGACCCCG ggcatCAGGGACTTCTTCTCCCTGGTGGGTGCAAACCGCCCCACCCTGAGGCTGGACCAGCGTCTGGACTTCTACAAGTGGCCGAGCGTGACCTTCCTGCTGCTGGTGCGG GACACTCGGGAGGAGAACGCAGAGCCCAGCCACACGGCCACGGCCACCGTGCTCCTGGAGGTGCTGCCCGCCGACCTGCGGCCCCCTTGGTTCCTGCCCTGCTCCTACTCGGATGATCACGTCTGCATCGAAGCCCAGTACCATGGGGCTGTGCCCACGGGACAGCAACTG CTGCACCCCCTCATCCTGCGTCCCGGGCCCGTCTACGCTGTGGATGGAGACCGAGGCATCAATCAGCGCATCCTCTACAGCATTTTAACAG GAAACGTGAACAACACATTCGACATCGGTGCAGACACAGGCAACCTCACCATGAAAAGTAGTGTCCCCAGCCCCATGACCTTCCTTCTGGTGGTGAAG GGCGAGCAGGCCGACTTTGCCCGCTATTCGGTTACTCAAGTGACGGTGGAGGCCCGCGCTGCCAACGGGAGCCTGCCCCACTTCCCCCAGAGCCTGTACCACGGCACCGTGGGGCTTGGCTCCGGAGCAGGCGTGGCAGTCAAGGACGCAGATGACCCCTCTCAGCCGCTGAGGATCCAGGCTCAGGACCCAGAGTTCCCG GACCTCAACTCTGCCATCACGTATCACGTCACCAACCACTCATACTTCTGGATGAGCGGGGAGACCATGCTGACTGCCACGACCCTGACAAGAGCAGAAGTCTTCTATGCAGAG GTTGAGGCCAAGAACACAGTGACCTCGGGCACAGCAACCACAGTTGTCGAGATACAAATTTCAGAGCAGGAGGCCCCCTCCACAG GGCCCCCCACATCCCCAGAGGCTGGAGGAGCAACTGGGCCCACGAGGAGCACCATTTCGGAAGCCCCCAGACCCCCAGGGCCTTCTCAGGGACCCTCCATGACTGCCTCTGGCGGGGGCACTGGCCCTCACCCACCCTCAGGCACAACTTTGAGGACACCTGCGTTGCCCACCCCTGGGGGGCCCCCCAGTTCAGGAAACAGCACCTCCCCTCCACCAGCCACACCAGGTGGGGGCTCAGCACAGACGCAGAAGCCAGGAACCTCTCAGCCGATGCTCCCTGGTTCCAGCAGGAGTCCCCCGCCCTCAGGTAGCACCCCACCCCTTTTCCTGGAGCGCTTGCTGACTCAGGACGCCGG TGGCAAGTGGGCGATGGTGTCTTTGGCAGGGATGCCGGCAGAAGGCCTTGCCCAGGACCGGCGCTTCTCAGTGGTGGACATGGCGCTCCTGGGCGGGGTGCTGGGTGCGCTGCTGCTGTTGGCCATCGCTGGGCTCACGGTCCTGGTCCACGAGCACTACTGCCACCAGCTCGGGTGCTGCTCCCGCAAAGCTCCTCTGGTGAGGCCCTCAGCAGGGCGGGCCAA CGAGGCCTTCCAGACCCACGACGAGGCCAACTGGGCACCGGCCCCCAGCCCGGAGCCCGGCCCCGAGTCCACGGAGGCACCGCCCGCACCCGCGcagcccccgccccccacccgTGCCCTTGGACCTCCCGCGGCGGCCCAGGCTGGGGACAGCCCCGCGGCCGTGCGGTCCATCCTGACCAAGGAGCGGCGGCCCGAGGGCGGCTACAAGGCCGTGTGGTTCGGCGAGAACATCGGGGCCGAGGCCGACGTGGTCGTCCTCAACGCGCCCACCCGGCACGCGGACGGCGCCAGCGACCCAGGAGGCGAGGGCAGCGGCGACAAGGACTCGGGCCAGGGCGGGGGTCCCCACGAAGTGCCCGGCGCGCGGGCCCGAGACTACATCTAG
- the IRF7 gene encoding interferon regulatory factor 7 isoform X2, translating into MALAPERGAPRVLFGKWLLSEISSGRYQGLRWLDQAHTCFRVPWKHFGRKDLSEADARIFKAWAVARGRWPPSSNRGDRPPLEAAERAGWKTNFRCALRSTQLFKMLQDNSGDPTDPHKVYALSPELVCREGPGMDQGEEEALKHAPPTQGWPLSPFLAGGDVEPPALRPFPADDSEAQDLLLQAVQQSHLGDHLLEAAWSGELVPLQAPDAGQGPAPTPPYQGEPHMAPAASTCTPVGEPGLHTLDVTIMYKGRTVLQEVVRFPSCVLLYGTPSLAVQATEPQHVVFPSPAELPDQKQLRYTEELLRHVAPGLQLELRGLGLWARRMGKCKVYWEVGGPLGTASPSTPASLLERNLDTPIFDFGTFFQELREFQARQRRGSPHYTIYLGFGQDLASGRPKEKSLILVKLEPWLCRVYLEGVQREGVSSLDSSSLSLCLSSTNSLFEDLEHLLMELEQPA; encoded by the exons ATGGCCTTGGCTCCTGAGAG GGGTGCCCCGCGCGTGCTGTTTGGAAAGTGGCTTCTGAGTGAGATCAGCAGCGGCCGCTACCAGGGGCTGCGGTGGCTGGACCAGGCCCACACGTGCTTCCGCGTGCCCTGGAAGCATTTCGGGCGCAAGGACCTGAGCGAGGCTGACGCGCGCATCTTCAAG gcctgggcGGTGGCCCGCGGCAGGTGGCCACCCAGCAGCAATAGAGGTGATCGGCCACCCCTGGAAGCTGCGGAGCGTGCAGGCTGGAAAACCAACTTCCGCTGCGCTCTGCGCAGCACGCAGCTTTTCAAGATGCTTCAAGACAATTCGGGGGACCCCACCGACCCGCACAAGGTGTACGCGCTCAGCCCAGAGCTGGTGTGCAGAG AAGGCCCAGGCATGGACCAGGGGGAGGAAGAGGCCCTCAAACATGCCCCACCCACACAG GGCTGGCCTCTGAGTCCATTCCTGGCAGGAGGAGATGTTGAGCCTCCAGCCCTGAGACCTTTTCCTGCCGATGACAGCGAGGCCCAGGACCTCTTGCTGCAGGCTGTGCAGCAGAGTCATCTAGGGGACCATCTGCTGGAAGCTGCCTGGAGTGGGGAACTGGTCCCCCTACAGGCTCCTG ATGCAGGCCAGGGGCCAGCCCCCACGCCCCCGTACCAGGGAGAGCCCCACATGGCACCCGCCGCTAGCACCTGCACCCCAGTGGGAG AGCCCGGCCTGCATACCCTGGACGTGACCATCATGTACAAGGGCCGCACGGTGCTGCAGGAGGTGGTGAGGTTCCCAAGCTGTGTGCTTCTGTATGGAACCCCCAGCCTGGCTGTCCAGGCCACAGAGCCTCAGCACGTGGTGTTCCCCAGCCCTGCGGAGCTCCCTGACCAGAAGCAGCTGCGCTACACGGAGGAGCTGCTGCGGCATGTGGCCCCCGGCCTGCAGTTGGAGCTGcgggggctggggctgtgggcccGGCGCATGGGCAAGTGCAAGGTGTACTGGGAGGTGGGCGGCCCCTTGGGCACCGCCAGCCCCTCCACTCCTGCCTCCCTGCTGGAGCGGAACCTCGATACTCCCATTTTTGACTTCGGCACCTTCTTCCAAG AGCTCAGAGAATTCCAGGCACGGCAGCGCCGGGGCTCCCCACACTATACTATCTACCTGGGCTTTGGGCAGGACCTGGCATCTGGGAGGCCCAAGGAGAAGAGCCTGATCCTGGTGAAG CTGGAGCCCTGGCTGTGCCGGGTGTACCTGGAGGGTGTGCAGCGTGAAGGTGTGTCCTCCCTGGACAGCAGCAGCCTCAGCCTCTGCCTGTCCAGCACCAACAGTCTCTTTGAGGACCTTGAGCATCTTCTCATGGAGCTGGAGCAGCCTGCCTAG
- the IRF7 gene encoding interferon regulatory factor 7 isoform X1: protein MALAPERGAPRVLFGKWLLSEISSGRYQGLRWLDQAHTCFRVPWKHFGRKDLSEADARIFKAWAVARGRWPPSSNRGDRPPLEAAERAGWKTNFRCALRSTQLFKMLQDNSGDPTDPHKVYALSPELVCREGPGMDQGEEEALKHAPPTQGWPLSPFLAGGDVEPPALRPFPADDSEAQDLLLQAVQQSHLGDHLLEAAWSGELVPLQAPGPGLPTGELYSTWEVEAAPRPRPQHPVLMTDAGQGPAPTPPYQGEPHMAPAASTCTPVGEPGLHTLDVTIMYKGRTVLQEVVRFPSCVLLYGTPSLAVQATEPQHVVFPSPAELPDQKQLRYTEELLRHVAPGLQLELRGLGLWARRMGKCKVYWEVGGPLGTASPSTPASLLERNLDTPIFDFGTFFQELREFQARQRRGSPHYTIYLGFGQDLASGRPKEKSLILVKLEPWLCRVYLEGVQREGVSSLDSSSLSLCLSSTNSLFEDLEHLLMELEQPA, encoded by the exons ATGGCCTTGGCTCCTGAGAG GGGTGCCCCGCGCGTGCTGTTTGGAAAGTGGCTTCTGAGTGAGATCAGCAGCGGCCGCTACCAGGGGCTGCGGTGGCTGGACCAGGCCCACACGTGCTTCCGCGTGCCCTGGAAGCATTTCGGGCGCAAGGACCTGAGCGAGGCTGACGCGCGCATCTTCAAG gcctgggcGGTGGCCCGCGGCAGGTGGCCACCCAGCAGCAATAGAGGTGATCGGCCACCCCTGGAAGCTGCGGAGCGTGCAGGCTGGAAAACCAACTTCCGCTGCGCTCTGCGCAGCACGCAGCTTTTCAAGATGCTTCAAGACAATTCGGGGGACCCCACCGACCCGCACAAGGTGTACGCGCTCAGCCCAGAGCTGGTGTGCAGAG AAGGCCCAGGCATGGACCAGGGGGAGGAAGAGGCCCTCAAACATGCCCCACCCACACAG GGCTGGCCTCTGAGTCCATTCCTGGCAGGAGGAGATGTTGAGCCTCCAGCCCTGAGACCTTTTCCTGCCGATGACAGCGAGGCCCAGGACCTCTTGCTGCAGGCTGTGCAGCAGAGTCATCTAGGGGACCATCTGCTGGAAGCTGCCTGGAGTGGGGAACTGGTCCCCCTACAGGCTCCTG GCCCTGGGCTCCCCACTGGGGAGCTGTATTCCACATGGGAAGTGGAGGCTGCCCCCAGGCCCAGGCCCCAGCACCCAGTCCTGATGACAG ATGCAGGCCAGGGGCCAGCCCCCACGCCCCCGTACCAGGGAGAGCCCCACATGGCACCCGCCGCTAGCACCTGCACCCCAGTGGGAG AGCCCGGCCTGCATACCCTGGACGTGACCATCATGTACAAGGGCCGCACGGTGCTGCAGGAGGTGGTGAGGTTCCCAAGCTGTGTGCTTCTGTATGGAACCCCCAGCCTGGCTGTCCAGGCCACAGAGCCTCAGCACGTGGTGTTCCCCAGCCCTGCGGAGCTCCCTGACCAGAAGCAGCTGCGCTACACGGAGGAGCTGCTGCGGCATGTGGCCCCCGGCCTGCAGTTGGAGCTGcgggggctggggctgtgggcccGGCGCATGGGCAAGTGCAAGGTGTACTGGGAGGTGGGCGGCCCCTTGGGCACCGCCAGCCCCTCCACTCCTGCCTCCCTGCTGGAGCGGAACCTCGATACTCCCATTTTTGACTTCGGCACCTTCTTCCAAG AGCTCAGAGAATTCCAGGCACGGCAGCGCCGGGGCTCCCCACACTATACTATCTACCTGGGCTTTGGGCAGGACCTGGCATCTGGGAGGCCCAAGGAGAAGAGCCTGATCCTGGTGAAG CTGGAGCCCTGGCTGTGCCGGGTGTACCTGGAGGGTGTGCAGCGTGAAGGTGTGTCCTCCCTGGACAGCAGCAGCCTCAGCCTCTGCCTGTCCAGCACCAACAGTCTCTTTGAGGACCTTGAGCATCTTCTCATGGAGCTGGAGCAGCCTGCCTAG